Proteins found in one Streptomyces sp. CB09001 genomic segment:
- a CDS encoding ABC transporter ATP-binding protein, giving the protein MCVVRALTKTYPAVRGRRGVPATPEVRATDDVTLDIRRGEIFGLLGPNGAGKSTLVRQLTGLMRPDGGSVEILGHDIVRHPERAARILAYLGQESSALDELTVSLAAETTGRLRGLEARRARAERDAVLEELGLTGLAARPIKKLSGGQRRLACFAAALVGERPLLVLDEPTTGMDPVARRAVWSAVDRRRAEHGATVLLVTHNVIEAETVLDRVAVLDRGRVIACDTPAGLKEQVAGEVRVDLVWRESAPLNVPEVAALRDRVVESGRRWTLRLAPEEARAVVATVTGGAAFAALDDFTLATPSLEDVYLALGGAARQGLVRT; this is encoded by the coding sequence GTGTGCGTGGTGCGCGCACTGACCAAGACCTATCCGGCGGTGCGCGGCAGACGCGGGGTCCCCGCCACTCCCGAGGTGCGGGCCACCGACGACGTCACCCTGGACATCCGCCGCGGTGAGATCTTCGGACTGCTCGGACCCAACGGCGCCGGCAAGTCCACCCTCGTCCGCCAGCTCACCGGGCTGATGCGGCCCGACGGCGGCAGCGTGGAGATCCTCGGGCACGACATCGTGCGCCACCCGGAGCGGGCCGCGCGGATCCTCGCCTACCTGGGGCAGGAGTCCAGCGCCCTGGACGAGCTGACCGTGTCGCTCGCCGCCGAGACCACCGGGCGGCTGCGCGGCCTCGAGGCGCGCCGGGCCCGCGCCGAGCGGGACGCCGTGCTCGAGGAGCTGGGCCTGACCGGGCTCGCCGCCCGCCCGATCAAGAAGCTCTCCGGCGGCCAGCGCCGCCTGGCCTGCTTCGCCGCCGCACTGGTGGGGGAGCGCCCGCTGCTCGTCCTGGACGAGCCGACCACCGGCATGGACCCGGTGGCCCGGCGCGCGGTGTGGTCGGCCGTCGACCGGCGGCGCGCCGAGCACGGCGCCACCGTGCTGCTCGTCACCCACAACGTCATCGAGGCCGAGACCGTCCTCGACCGGGTCGCCGTCCTCGACCGGGGACGCGTGATCGCCTGCGACACGCCCGCCGGGCTCAAGGAGCAGGTCGCCGGAGAGGTCCGCGTCGACCTGGTGTGGCGCGAGAGCGCGCCGCTGAACGTCCCGGAGGTCGCCGCCCTGCGCGACCGCGTCGTCGAGTCGGGACGCCGCTGGACCCTGCGGCTCGCCCCCGAGGAGGCCCGCGCGGTCGTCGCCACCGTCACCGGCGGCGCCGCCTTCGCCGCCCTGGACGACTTCACCCTGGCCACGCCCAGCCTGGAGGACGTGTACCTGGCGCTGGGCGGCGCCGCGCGACAGGGACTGGTGAGGACGTGA
- a CDS encoding NYN domain-containing protein — protein MDRCIVLVDAGYLLGAAASLLAGEPSRSRITVDHAALIQGLRDRAESDTQQPLLRIYWFDGAPDRVPQPEHRRLRVMPRVTVRLGALTRSDGRWAQKGVDAAMHAELTELARNRACSDVVLVTGDGDLLPGMMAAKEHGVAVHLWAVQAADGDYNQSEDLVAEADERRVLDRTWITKAVRAKELGGICAPPPVPRPEIAAILSAPLPESALSAAQRPAETPEHPTTAAAGPAGAEERVPPAKGVPTPKDLAALRAPGAHPAPQPANATLRWSSDKGWVDRPAAEPSEAATLPTLAQLTTAEQRWADREEDITTVGGDPYEVGQVFARRWLERLGDHGHLQKLSGMYPRIPHRVDGELLRYAARFGLLAHKDDQIDEHDRYAIRAGFWREIDVRTATERTPAAE, from the coding sequence GTGGACCGCTGCATCGTCCTGGTGGACGCCGGGTATCTGCTGGGGGCCGCCGCGAGTCTCCTGGCGGGGGAACCCTCGCGTTCCCGCATCACCGTCGATCACGCCGCTCTCATCCAGGGGTTGCGCGACCGCGCCGAGTCCGACACGCAACAGCCCCTGCTGCGCATCTACTGGTTCGACGGCGCCCCGGACCGCGTCCCGCAGCCCGAACACCGTCGGCTGCGGGTGATGCCCCGGGTCACCGTCCGGCTCGGCGCGCTCACCCGCAGTGACGGGCGTTGGGCGCAGAAGGGCGTGGACGCCGCCATGCACGCCGAACTGACCGAACTGGCCCGCAACCGCGCCTGTTCCGACGTCGTCCTGGTCACCGGCGACGGCGACCTGCTGCCCGGCATGATGGCCGCCAAGGAACACGGCGTCGCCGTCCATCTGTGGGCCGTGCAGGCCGCCGACGGCGACTACAACCAGTCCGAGGACCTGGTCGCCGAGGCCGACGAACGCCGCGTCCTGGACCGTACGTGGATCACGAAGGCCGTACGCGCCAAGGAACTCGGCGGCATCTGCGCGCCGCCGCCCGTGCCCCGCCCCGAGATCGCCGCGATCCTCTCCGCGCCGCTGCCCGAGTCCGCGCTCTCCGCCGCCCAGCGTCCCGCCGAGACGCCCGAACACCCCACCACGGCCGCCGCGGGACCGGCCGGAGCCGAGGAACGGGTACCGCCGGCCAAGGGCGTACCCACCCCCAAGGACCTCGCCGCCCTGCGCGCCCCCGGCGCCCACCCCGCCCCGCAGCCCGCCAACGCCACCCTGCGCTGGTCCTCCGACAAGGGCTGGGTCGACCGGCCCGCCGCCGAGCCCTCCGAGGCCGCCACGCTGCCGACACTGGCCCAGCTCACCACGGCCGAGCAGCGCTGGGCCGACCGCGAGGAGGACATCACCACGGTCGGCGGCGACCCGTACGAGGTGGGGCAGGTCTTCGCCCGGCGCTGGCTGGAACGGCTCGGCGACCACGGCCACCTGCAGAAGCTGTCCGGGATGTACCCGCGCATCCCGCACCGCGTCGACGGCGAGCTGCTGCGCTACGCGGCCCGCTTCGGACTGCTCGCGCACAAGGACGACCAGATCGACGAGCACGACCGGTATGCCATCCGGGCCGGGTTCTGGCGGGAGATCGACGTGCGCACGGCGACCGAACGCACGCCCGCCGCCGAGTGA